The DNA region ttaattttgtataattattttcGAGTTTTAACATAAACTTCATTAATGCTTATTGGTCCagccaaaaaccttgtggtctagtggcacccggtgtcccggtttacactctcatatcatggatgatgggagtgggtttgagcctcccTGGAGAATATGAccctttattatattatgttagaGTATAGTAAGTACACCACtatattactcttattaaataaactagtagttgcacccgtgcgatgcacggcaaTATATGTAATAGATGGAATATATggtaagaaatgaaaaaaaaaatattcttagtaaaagagaacaaaaaatttgtaaaagaatAACGTTGCACTTTcattatacattattaaaaatttctttatacACAACATTTGTAGTTGTATTTTGGAATGGCATATTTTCACCagtaatcaaaatttttaatcccCTTGGANtttctctccattttttttttcaatacccATCTGAGATGTGTAGATCGTACCAGCTAATTTCAATTTCTAGATTGAATCTTGCAGAAAAGGTAACTTGCATGGTATATCTTTCAAGATATTTCTATTCTATCATACAAATAATCgcattttaatatttacaaaaCCCTAAATGTTTATAATGCGTATGTAGACTCAACAATCTGCCTAAGTCCGATTCCAGTATAGATCTTCCTAAATAGTTAATTCGAAAGCACATGCAGTACATTTTTGTTTAAGAGCTGTATCTTAGTCAGTATTGGTTAGTATGTTTGTTAGATTCGACGTTTTAATATCCAATTTGCTACAAATTTCATTCAATTTCTATGTTGAATTGTTCTGAATTGCATTATTATGTTAATGCAACAAAAATTCATCAGCATTCCTGAATTATTAATTCTGTTTTCtgagtgttaaaaaaaaagtctttataccaaaaaaaatctatttgttgttttgtttgtaCTGTGTGTAATTCTTGCAACTTGCAATTTGCCAGTTTTCCAGTAATGGCAACGCCACATGTAAATCTGTCATGAAGGTAATACAATAGGCTTTCTTGATCTCTGTTTTACAAATTATACATCCATGGTTGGCTGTATCTTAGTCAGTATTTGTTAGTATGTTTGTTACATCCACATGTTGTAGACTGTTACTATTTTGCAATGCTTGCTCACCTTcatattatatagttattaattaGGTGTTTTTAAATGCTTGGCAAAATCAAAAAGGGAAATAATATTGTTCTAGTTTGCATATATTTTGAAGAATTTGTGGAAGAGAGAATATTCCTGTGGACTGTAAAGTTTTTCCTGGTAATCTACAACAGTGGCTTTAATGTTATGCATTCTGTAATATTTCTATACTATTTAGTCAAAGTATATGAACTGtataatgtttaattgtttatatttCATTTGAGCTTTTTATTACACTGACTATGTTTTGAAGTCTGAACATTTTTTTGGATGTACTGCAGCAGAGCAGTTACTCACAGACGGAAAGCAGAGctcaaaatcattaaaaaataaagacaaagtCAATACATTATAAGACATTTAAAGCTATAACAACAGGTATTATTTCATGGTATCTTAAAGCTTATTTCTCTTGCCCAGAATGGTAGTTTATTCCTTCAACATTTTCATTCTTCTTCCCTTTGCTAAAGAAGAAATGTGTTAGACAGTAGGTATTAGACAGTAGTAAAATGTTAAGCATAAATGTAGAGTTAAATTACTTCTGACAGTGTATCAACTTTCACAGGCTAAATGCATACAGATTCAACATAGTTTGCAGCAGTCTTGAAGGTATACTTAAGCACAAATCAAGGATATGAAGTGCATTGCAAGGTATGAATTGCAGATAACTGTATCAGAGTTAAACTTACATTCCTAATATGGACcaatatttacatattttgcaGCACTGAGTGACTAAGGTTCATTTAGGCACAGATTATGGATATGAAGTACATATTTTGCAGATTTTATGGGAAAATACACATTACAGACAGCAGCAAGCACTATGCATATGTGAGATGGGACTAAAATGTAGGGTAAGTcagataaaattatattattagaaaatCTCAAACGATTAGCAGTGCATTAATAAATTCATATTATTCCAACAGTGATTGACTATAAGATATACTTAAGCAAACATTATGGATATGAAGTGCATTGCAAGGTCTCAAATTTTACTAAGTGTATTGAAATAAGCAGATAATCCATATGTTCAggtttaaaatttgaaatatgtaCAAATAATTTCGTACATATTTATCATATTTTGCAGAGAGCAGCAAACAGTACACCTTACAGAGAGGAGCAAACAGTATACATATGTGATATGAGACTTAAATGTGGGGTAAGTCTGATACAATCTCTCTATGATATGTTATTATGATTGCAGTAGCCATAAAACTACTTCAGATATGGAATTAGTAGGCATAAAAAACCATTGTCAAAGGAAagcagaaaaaaataatattatcaatGCTGTAGGAAAAAAcataaaggaaaggaaaactgACCTCCGAGTCATGAAAAAAGGCATTCTTAACTCTTGATTACCTCACTGTTCCTTCCTTCTGGAACAACATAAGTTCGTACCAACCGGAGCCTTATTGCCTTGCGTGTGTAGTCTGGGCATATATTTTTTGCCAATGACGTACAGGTGAGACATTTTGATAGCAGAGGCTTAAAATTTTTGCAGATCAGAGAAAGAAGATGAAATGGGAGATAGAGTTTGCTGGAGTTGATCACTGCTTGTTTATAACTCGGTATATATGAAGCCTTTACAGTGGAAAGGCTTCCAACCGTTAATGAATGAATCATTAAATTCACATTGGACATGTAAACGTCCAAAAAGTATGGGAAAGAGTGATTGtaattattgtaatatatttaaattgtaatattgtagtatgtagtatatatgtagtatataaatatagatacagatgtagtatatatatatatatatatatatatatagatattatataGATATGGAACAATTACCAATCACTGAAGAATAAAATTAAACCCTTCGTTTCTTTATTGTTCAGTGATGGTAATCGATCCATTTACATGGCGggaatagtaataattttgtgCATTGAGCGGGATTGCAATGATTAATTTTGTGCATTGAGCGGTGCAATAGTAATAAATATGAGAGAAAAGAGACGTGTGAATGCATATATTATGTACTGAGATAATAAATATgatgtacaaaaataaatattacaaatttatgtaCCTAGATAAGCTACCAAAACGACATCACATTGCATGGGGGAAAATGCTGAATGCTGATTGGCCTAGGCGATATGGCTTTATTATATAGAGAGATTAGCacctacaacaaaaaataaatacatatgcatttttttaatttagaattcgatATTTACAATGCATTTATTCAATAaacaattattcattatcaaagattaaaaaagaaatataatttcatttgttatactgcctttattttctataaatagttgagttttaaaaaaaaaagtttaaaaggttttagaaaaatttacaaaaactctacagaaatcaattaaaatccatcattttaaaagtatctgaaagtatttaaaagtattgAATACACCCTTAATTTGATCAATTTCTTTTCTGGTGCATAGTAGCAATTGGTCACCACCAGTCTTCATTTGTAAGCTGCCCCATAGCTTGCAGTCACCACACAAAACCCTTCTCTCCTTCGCTCGACTCTATCGTCGTCTCTGCAGGCAGCACTTCCACGCTTTGGCTCGCTCTGACTCCATACAAAATGTCCGCAATACTTCGACGCCAACCGCGTCTCTTCTCCGTGATTTCGAGGAACAACCGCCGCTTCTCCTCCAACGCCACCGCCGATCCTCCCAAAGAGCCAATCATTTCCTCTTCAACAATACTCGCCGATCAGCCTCCGCCGTCCGACGCTTCTACTCCCAAACCTCCGCCCGCCGGAGCTGAGAAGAAACCGTGGAGTTTTCTCAAGTATTCCCTCATTGCTGCCCTCACTGGCGGCGTAGCCACAGCTGGTTATGCTACCTACGGTTCGTACTTTGTTATTGATTTTCGCCTATCCTGTATTTCATTGTATGAACTGGATATTGTTTCGTTGCTAATTTGCTATGCTGTTGGTTATTATGCTAGCCGTGTTAGGAAAGAACCTCCAACGCTCAATTGCCAGAATGCTATACAAGCAACAATAAAGCAGTAGACAATGACGAGCGATAAAGTTATTTTTCACTAGAAGCTCtactattttgtatttatagagCATGATTTCTAGGGTTAAACTTACACTGGTTGTGGTTAGTGGTAGAAATGAGAAACTATCATTTAACATGCAATGTGGCAGTAATTTAGTGATTAACAAGAAAAACTACCTGGCTAAGGAAGTTGATTTTGGCTTGGTgtttataaaaagaaattcaagaGACTAATTTAATTTCTAACAAATTCTATTAACCTTTTAAGGAATTCAGTTGAATTTTGAGCTTTGTCACTATGGTTTTGACTGCTTTTCTGGCAATATAATACTTAATTCGAATGCCTTCGTGATACAATACCTGAGTTACGGCTGAGTATCTCAGTATCCACCTCTACATCATACTCAATGGATACATTTGGGTATTCTACTTAAATTTGAGGTTTAGTGGTTAAGTGTTGAGTAATGCGTAATATTTTGGCAATTTTGTGTAATTAACTTCATCATAGCTGAGCTATCTTCATCTGCAGCATACTCTCTGGATGAAGTTGATCAGAAGACCAGGGATTTTCGGGCAGCTGCAAATTATACTGTTGGGGATGACGCACCTGCTTTTGATGTGAGTGTTTAAGATGTAGTGCATAGTCTTGTGAAAATTAGTTATCATATATTCAATGAAACTTGTGGAAATAGATTGAATGTTTTTTCATTACTAGCATAAACTTAGATTGCCTTTTCATTAAGAACCATCATACCTGAGTTATGAAAACCTTctcatttttgaaaaaaagggTAGGGGTGTTAGGTTGAAAAAAGAGTGGACAGCTTAACACTACAAATGCTTTATTGAAATAGTTattaatgaattgaaaatttaaagacTTGAAGCCTAGACATTATACATTGGtttgaaaatggcattttaagatATGTACCAGTAAACCTCAgaaatgttgacaagtgtccagATTTCCAAGAGAATTTCATTGCAGGGAGTTTGAGACTAGTTTTTCCTTCTGTGTTATATATCTTGGGATCATTCATATTGTTTCATATAGTGGTGTTCCTGTAATGTTAGAAATAGGTGTCTGAAAATTTCATGTTTCTTCTGCTTATTGCAGAAAATTAAAGCTCGGGTGTATTCTTCTGCAATGACTGGTAATACCATTGTCTTACTGTTTTTCTCTTTAAATATATGTAGAATTTTTAAGTCTAGAGTTTGGCTAAAGTCTTATTTATCACTATTCTATCTTGAACTTTGATGATGTTTCTGATGCCATTAACCTTTTTGGGACTATTAGTATAATGAAACAGTACacaatttgttttcaaaaaaaaaaaaaaaacagtacaaAATTTTGAGTTGTACATCCAATGAAATGCTCAAGATCTGGTGCATATTCTCATTatcttatttcttcttcttcttcttcttcttctctttattttatttatttattttttaattgaatggtTATTATCTCTCTACCTTTTCAGTACCTGCCAAGTTAGTTGAACTCTACCTAGATCTGAGACGGTTGGCAGAAGAGCAAGTTCGAGTTAAGTATTTGTAGATCATTTATAGTACAGAGTAAAAGCTGcatttgaattatgattttttgttattttgattACATTTCTGCTTCTTTTATCAGATTAAATTGAAGTGTCTGTTTTATTTGTAGGATTATACTGAACCATTATCAGATAAACTACTCCCAGATTTGCACCCCATGGAGCAGCATGTGATTACCCTTGTTCTTGATCTAAATGAGACGCTGGTATATTCTGATTGGAAGGTATCTCTGATTCATAAAACCTGCCTCATTCTTACTTAGAATTTGTGTGTTTATAAGTACCGTGTCAGTTGCAGTTCCTGTGATGCtggtttgtgtgtgtgtataaatgtTACTTAATTTTAAAACACTATTATCCTCCTCTCCTCCTCCCCCTCCGCAACCCCNNNNNNNNNNNNNNNNNNNNNNNNNNNNNNNNNNNNNNNNNNNNNNNNNNNNNNNNNNNNNNNNNNNNNNNNNNNNNNNNNNNNNNNNNNNNNNNNNNNNNNNNNNNNNNNNNNNNNNNNNNNNNNNNNNNNNNNNNNNNNNNNNNNNNNNNNNNNNNNNNNNNNNNNNNNNNNNNNNNNNNNNNNNNNNNNNNNNNNNNNNNNNNNNNNNNNNNNNNNNNNNNNNNNNNNNNNNNNNNNNNNNNNNNNNNNNNNNNNNNNNNNNNNNNNNNNNNNNNNNNNNNNNNNNNNNNNNNNNNNNNNNNNNNNNNNNNNNNNNNNNNNNNNNNNNNNNNNNNNNNNNNNNNNNNNNNNNNNNNNNNNNNNNNNNNNNNNNNNNNNNNNNNNNNNNNNNNNNNNNNNNNNNNNNNNNNNNNNNNNNNNNNNNNNNNNNNNNNNNNNNNNNcccccccccccccccccccccccccccccccccccccggccCTTCCCCAGATAGTAatgtttttcactttttctaAGTTGGGTTTTGTTGCTTTTattcactgttgcaaaaatcggcctaggcggccctaggccgaggcgaattgctccctaggcagccgcctagcgcctaactttGCCGAATTCGGCCGAGTCAGCCttgctaattatatatatatatatatatatatatatatgtatgtatgtatatgtatacatacataaaatataaaatatgacatacacccacacacatgcactattttttttttaataggtcGCCGtcttaggcgctagtctaccgcccgactagcgcctactgcaaccatgctttTATTTGACTTTCCCCTCCTTCTGAAAGCGTGACAGAGGTTGGAGGACTTTCAAGAGACCTGGAGTTGATGCTTTCCTGG from Ipomoea triloba cultivar NCNSP0323 chromosome 6, ASM357664v1 includes:
- the LOC116023213 gene encoding mitochondrial import inner membrane translocase subunit TIM50; translation: MSAILRRQPRLFSVISRNNRRFSSNATADPPKEPIISSSTILADQPPPSDASTPKPPPAGAEKKPWSFLKYSLIAALTGGVATAGYATYAYSLDEVDQKTRDFRAAANYTVGDDAPAFDKIKARVYSSAMTVPAKLVELYLDLRRLAEEQVRDYTEPLSDKLLPDLHPMEQHVITLVLDLNETLVYSDWKRDRGWRTFKRPGVDAFLEHLAQFYEIVVYSDQQSMYVDPVIERLDPKHCIRYRLSRGATKYLNGKHYRDLSMLNRDPSKVIYISGHALESSLQPENCLEIKPWTGETEDTALLDLIPFLEYVGKHRPADIRAVLSSYEGRDVAKEFIERSKEHQRRMQEQKQQGRIWRR